The following are from one region of the Heterodontus francisci isolate sHetFra1 chromosome 34, sHetFra1.hap1, whole genome shotgun sequence genome:
- the LOC137348843 gene encoding oocyte zinc finger protein XlCOF26-like: MCGKGFTHSNHLLKHQLVHCIERCFPCSECEKRFKSKNDLLGHQRTQTGNRLFTCSVCGKGFTQSSNLLKHQRVHTGERPFTYSMCAKEFTCSSTLLTHQRIHTRERGSIRLLLLLFITSRTEPCSF, translated from the coding sequence atgtgtgggaagggattcactcattcaaACCATCTCCTGAAACACCAATTGGTTCACTGCATCGAGAGATGTTTTCcatgttctgaatgtgagaagagGTTTAAAAGCAAAAATGACCTGCTCGGACACCAACGAACTCAGACTGGGaataggctgttcacctgctctgtgtgtgggaagggattcactcagtcatccaacctgctgaaacaccagcgagttcacactggagagaggccattcacctacTCCATGTGCGCAAAGGAATTCACTTGCTCTTCCactctgctgacacaccagcgaattcacactaggGAGAGGGGTTCGATtcggctgttattgctgctgttcatcacatccagaactgaaccatgttcattctga